One segment of Curtobacterium sp. MR_MD2014 DNA contains the following:
- the murD gene encoding UDP-N-acetylmuramoyl-L-alanine--D-glutamate ligase: MSADARLEGLDSWYAEGWKGLRVAVLGLGSTGFSVADTLVELGSDVVVLAPDGPADTVELLDVIGARFERTSLDTVPAALVAQAPDVVVVSPGLPPHNATVRWAVEHSTVWGDIELAWRVRDKVVRGPIAAPWVTITGTNGKTTTTQLTTAMFAAAGLRAVACGNIGVPVLDVVRDPEGFDVLVVELSSHQLHYMPTSGDGAVVPLASTCLNIADDHLEWHGSAEAYRAAKAKVYERTVTACVYNTSDESTRRMVEGADVVEGCRAVGFTPGVPAPGDVGIVDDVLCDRAFTEDRRNSALEFATVADLEQAGLASPHMTMNVLAAAALARAAAVEPAHIRAAVQDFRADHHRTEHVATADGVAWVDDSKATNPHAATASLASFETVVWIVGGQFKGVDIDGLVERFGPTARAVVVIGTDRTPVLEAFARHAPTVPVLQVEATDTDHVMPEAVRHAASVARPGDTVLLAPAAASFDQFGSYADRGRRFAAAVHEHLGGTADGDHGSPERP, encoded by the coding sequence GTGTCGGCTGACGCCCGCCTCGAAGGACTCGACAGCTGGTACGCCGAGGGCTGGAAGGGGCTGCGGGTCGCCGTGCTCGGCCTCGGCTCGACCGGCTTCTCCGTCGCCGACACGCTCGTGGAGCTCGGCAGCGACGTGGTCGTCCTCGCGCCGGACGGACCCGCCGACACCGTGGAGCTGCTCGACGTGATCGGCGCCCGGTTCGAGCGCACGTCGCTCGACACCGTGCCGGCCGCCCTCGTGGCCCAGGCCCCGGACGTCGTCGTCGTGTCGCCCGGTCTGCCGCCGCACAACGCCACGGTCCGCTGGGCGGTCGAGCACAGCACCGTGTGGGGGGACATCGAGCTCGCCTGGCGCGTGCGCGACAAGGTCGTCCGTGGCCCGATCGCCGCACCGTGGGTGACCATCACGGGAACGAACGGCAAGACCACGACGACGCAGCTGACGACCGCGATGTTCGCGGCCGCCGGGCTCCGCGCGGTCGCCTGCGGGAACATCGGCGTACCGGTGCTCGACGTCGTCCGTGACCCGGAGGGCTTCGACGTGCTGGTCGTCGAGCTCTCGAGCCACCAGCTGCACTACATGCCCACCTCGGGCGACGGTGCCGTCGTGCCGCTCGCGAGCACCTGCCTCAACATCGCGGACGACCACCTCGAGTGGCACGGGTCCGCCGAGGCGTACCGCGCGGCGAAGGCCAAGGTCTACGAGCGCACCGTGACGGCCTGCGTCTACAACACCTCGGACGAGTCGACCCGTCGCATGGTCGAGGGAGCCGACGTGGTCGAGGGGTGCCGTGCCGTGGGCTTCACGCCCGGGGTCCCCGCGCCGGGCGACGTCGGGATCGTGGACGACGTGCTCTGCGACCGCGCCTTCACCGAGGACCGGCGCAACAGCGCGCTCGAGTTCGCCACCGTGGCGGACCTCGAGCAGGCCGGGCTCGCCAGTCCGCACATGACCATGAACGTCCTCGCCGCGGCCGCCCTCGCGCGTGCTGCCGCCGTCGAGCCCGCGCACATCCGCGCTGCCGTGCAGGACTTCCGCGCCGACCACCACCGGACCGAGCACGTCGCGACGGCGGACGGCGTCGCCTGGGTCGACGACTCGAAGGCGACCAACCCGCACGCCGCCACGGCATCGCTGGCATCGTTCGAGACCGTCGTCTGGATCGTCGGCGGGCAGTTCAAGGGCGTCGACATCGACGGCCTCGTCGAGCGCTTCGGCCCCACGGCCCGAGCGGTCGTCGTCATCGGGACGGACCGCACACCGGTGCTCGAGGCATTCGCGCGACACGCGCCGACGGTCCCGGTCCTGCAGGTCGAGGCGACGGACACTGATCACGTCATGCCCGAGGCGGTCCGGCATGCCGCATCGGTCGCACGACCGGGCGACACGGTCCTCCTCGCCCCCGCGGCGGCGTCGTTCGACCAGTTCGGTTCGTACGCGGACCGGGGGCGCCGGTTCGCGGCGGCGGTCCACGAACACCTGGGAGGCACAGCCGATGGCGACCACGGATCTCCCGAGCGGCCGTAG
- a CDS encoding peptidoglycan D,D-transpeptidase FtsI family protein, giving the protein MTKTIRNPRLRYSVVIIAVIALVAVFVIRLVDIQVVQAAALNEASKAKRSIPVTIYGNRGAIVDRNGTELAESVNRYNIVTSPRLVAGFDGKLGGERTKKVSVDDALQALAKASGGDVQAMQKAIAADPKSDFAYLVKGLDVKHYEAVVALGIPWVYKEQQSARVYPMGATGGALTGFMGTDGAQAGLEYSYDQCLAGKNGSETYERGEDGVQLPGSTRTTEQAKDGGTLETTIDSDLQYMAQQTIASAAQSLQAESATATVVDVKTGELLAVADWPTVDPNDVDATTDKGAYGSRALTSTYEPGSTIKAAIAAALIDQGKSSPTDRAVVPYSRSFPWGGKIQDSELHPTENLTLTGILQNSSNVGITELGERLSTQQRYDYMKKFGLFEPESAIQYPGQPGMQYGASPDWDQQTNINSMFGQGISTTAVQVASVFQTLANQGVRIPLHMVKGCKTSDGKMIDAPDVEGTRVVSAAAADQTVKMLQSVVTGGTLVGMKPISGYNIAAKTGTAEVAEGGKGYGGQRITSVAGMAPAEDPQYVVTVTFTKPQTNKWSSGAAPAFRTLMSQVLEKYRVAPSTAEAQLYPSTW; this is encoded by the coding sequence GTGACGAAGACGATCCGCAACCCTCGACTGCGCTACAGCGTGGTGATCATCGCCGTGATCGCCCTCGTGGCGGTCTTCGTGATCCGACTGGTCGACATCCAGGTGGTGCAGGCAGCGGCGCTGAACGAGGCGTCGAAGGCGAAGCGGAGCATCCCGGTCACCATCTACGGCAACCGCGGTGCCATCGTCGACCGCAACGGCACCGAACTCGCGGAGAGCGTCAACCGCTACAACATCGTCACCTCGCCACGACTCGTCGCGGGCTTCGACGGCAAGCTCGGTGGCGAGCGCACGAAGAAGGTCTCGGTGGACGACGCCCTGCAGGCGTTGGCGAAGGCGTCCGGCGGTGACGTGCAGGCGATGCAGAAGGCGATCGCCGCCGACCCGAAGTCGGACTTCGCCTACCTGGTCAAGGGGCTCGACGTGAAGCACTACGAGGCGGTCGTCGCCCTCGGCATCCCGTGGGTCTACAAGGAGCAGCAGTCCGCCCGCGTCTACCCGATGGGTGCCACCGGCGGTGCGCTGACCGGGTTCATGGGCACCGACGGCGCCCAGGCCGGCCTCGAGTACTCGTACGACCAGTGCCTCGCGGGCAAGAACGGCTCGGAGACGTACGAGCGCGGCGAGGACGGCGTGCAGCTCCCCGGGAGCACCCGGACGACGGAGCAGGCCAAGGACGGCGGCACGCTCGAGACCACCATCGACAGCGACCTGCAGTACATGGCGCAGCAGACGATCGCGTCGGCGGCGCAGTCGCTGCAGGCGGAGTCCGCGACCGCGACCGTCGTGGACGTCAAGACCGGTGAGCTCCTCGCCGTCGCCGACTGGCCCACCGTGGACCCGAACGACGTCGACGCGACCACGGACAAGGGTGCGTACGGCTCGCGTGCGCTGACCTCGACCTACGAGCCCGGTTCGACCATCAAGGCGGCGATCGCGGCCGCGCTCATCGACCAGGGCAAGTCGAGCCCGACCGACCGAGCGGTGGTGCCGTACTCGCGGTCCTTCCCGTGGGGCGGCAAGATCCAGGACTCCGAGCTCCACCCGACCGAGAACCTGACGCTGACCGGCATCCTGCAGAACTCCTCGAACGTCGGCATCACCGAGCTCGGCGAGCGGCTGTCGACCCAGCAGCGGTACGACTACATGAAGAAGTTCGGCCTGTTCGAGCCCGAGTCGGCGATCCAGTACCCCGGCCAGCCGGGCATGCAGTACGGCGCGAGCCCGGACTGGGACCAGCAGACGAACATCAACTCGATGTTCGGGCAGGGCATCTCGACGACCGCCGTCCAGGTCGCGAGCGTGTTCCAGACCCTCGCCAACCAGGGTGTCCGGATCCCGCTCCACATGGTGAAGGGCTGCAAGACCTCGGACGGCAAGATGATCGACGCGCCCGACGTGGAGGGCACGCGCGTCGTGTCCGCTGCGGCAGCCGACCAGACCGTCAAGATGCTGCAGAGCGTGGTCACGGGCGGCACGCTCGTCGGGATGAAGCCGATCTCCGGCTACAACATCGCGGCGAAGACCGGTACCGCCGAGGTCGCCGAGGGCGGGAAGGGCTACGGCGGCCAGCGCATCACCTCGGTGGCCGGAATGGCACCCGCCGAGGACCCCCAGTATGTTGTCACGGTGACGTTCACGAAGCCGCAGACCAACAAGTGGTCCAGCGGAGCGGCTCCGGCGTTCCGCACTCTCATGTCCCAGGTGCTCGAGAAGTACCGAGTAGCCCCCTCCACGGCCGAGGCGCAGCTGTACCCGTCCACGTGGTGA
- a CDS encoding UDP-N-acetylmuramoyl-tripeptide--D-alanyl-D-alanine ligase, translating to MIALTLAEIAAAIGGELVSGAPEQVVDGSVETDSRLVDTGSVFFALLGEETDGHRFVPNAVEAGAALVVTERAVDLPDGAGTAQVVVSDGYAALAALAHEVVARVRASSAHRVDEQGLPAPLRVVGITGSNGKTSTKNMLRTILEQHGATVAPQGSFNNHVGAPVSMLRITHDTRFLVVEMGASGQGHIAKLVAIAEPDVGVVLKVGLAHAGEFGGIEATQRAKSEMVTDLPATATALLNVDDDRVASMRALTDATVVGFGTSAGADYRVSGIETDRSGTRFTLTAPPVPAEAAADRPGGTSPVPQTVDVRLAILGEHHAMNASAALTVAHLWGVPLAAGAEALASMTRAERWRMELLQGGPEGVTVINDAYNASPDSTAAALRTLAQVVRPGERSVAVLGEMAELGEFSTEEHDRIGRLVVRLGIGQLVVVGPGAAPIHQAATLEGSWDGESVYIEDVDAAVHALQEMVRPGDVVLVKSSKSAELRFLGDRLGGVTE from the coding sequence ATGATCGCCCTGACCCTCGCCGAGATCGCCGCCGCGATCGGCGGCGAGCTCGTCAGCGGTGCCCCGGAGCAGGTCGTCGACGGCAGCGTCGAGACCGACTCGCGCCTCGTCGACACCGGCAGCGTGTTCTTCGCGCTGCTCGGGGAGGAGACCGACGGCCACCGCTTCGTGCCGAACGCGGTCGAGGCCGGTGCGGCCCTGGTCGTGACCGAGCGCGCCGTCGACCTGCCCGACGGCGCCGGCACCGCGCAGGTCGTCGTGTCCGACGGCTACGCCGCCCTCGCCGCCCTCGCGCACGAGGTCGTGGCGCGGGTCCGCGCCTCGAGCGCCCACCGCGTCGACGAGCAGGGACTGCCGGCGCCGCTGCGCGTCGTCGGGATCACCGGCTCGAACGGCAAGACGAGCACCAAGAACATGCTCCGCACGATCCTCGAGCAGCACGGTGCGACCGTGGCGCCGCAGGGATCGTTCAACAACCACGTCGGCGCCCCCGTCTCGATGCTCCGCATCACCCACGACACGCGGTTCCTCGTCGTGGAGATGGGTGCCAGCGGCCAGGGGCACATCGCCAAGCTCGTCGCGATCGCCGAGCCGGACGTCGGCGTCGTCCTGAAGGTCGGGCTCGCACACGCCGGCGAGTTCGGCGGGATCGAGGCGACCCAGCGCGCGAAGTCGGAGATGGTCACCGACCTGCCCGCCACCGCGACCGCACTGCTCAACGTGGACGACGACCGCGTCGCGTCCATGCGTGCCCTCACCGACGCGACCGTCGTCGGCTTCGGCACGTCCGCCGGCGCGGACTACCGCGTCTCCGGCATCGAGACGGACCGCAGCGGTACGCGCTTCACGCTCACCGCGCCTCCCGTCCCGGCCGAGGCCGCCGCGGACCGTCCTGGAGGCACGTCCCCGGTCCCGCAGACCGTCGACGTCCGCCTCGCCATCCTCGGCGAGCACCACGCGATGAACGCGTCGGCCGCCCTCACCGTCGCCCACCTGTGGGGCGTCCCGCTCGCCGCCGGCGCCGAGGCGCTCGCGTCGATGACGCGGGCCGAGCGCTGGCGCATGGAGCTGCTCCAGGGCGGACCGGAGGGCGTGACCGTCATCAACGACGCCTACAACGCGTCGCCGGACTCGACGGCCGCGGCGCTCCGCACCCTGGCGCAGGTCGTGCGTCCGGGGGAGCGCTCCGTCGCCGTGCTCGGCGAGATGGCGGAGCTCGGGGAGTTCTCGACGGAGGAGCACGACCGCATCGGTCGGCTCGTCGTCCGTCTCGGCATCGGACAGCTCGTGGTCGTCGGACCCGGCGCCGCGCCGATCCACCAGGCCGCCACCCTCGAGGGATCGTGGGACGGCGAGTCCGTGTACATCGAGGACGTCGACGCAGCCGTCCACGCCCTGCAGGAGATGGTCCGCCCCGGCGACGTCGTCCTCGTCAAGTCCTCGAAGTCCGCCGAACTGCGATTCCTCGGCGACCGCCTCGGAGGTGTCACCGAATGA
- a CDS encoding UDP-N-acetylglucosamine--N-acetylmuramyl-(pentapeptide) pyrophosphoryl-undecaprenol N-acetylglucosamine transferase: MSTYLFAGGGTAGHVNPLLAVADRLTEQDPDARVLVLGTAEGLESRLVPMRGYELLTIPRLPFPRRLDARALRFPGGFLGAVRRTERFIREHDVEVVLGVGGYAAAPAYIAAKRTGTPIVVHEQNAKPGLANRLAALLTRHVGLTFSNTHLRHGRVVGMPLRREVETLDRRAARAEGLAEFGLDADRPVLLVTGGSSGARSINTTVNRSATAIVDAGWQVLHVVGGKSDIGPSDLDGYHVLPYCDRMDLAYAASDFVVSRSGAGMVCELTAVGLPSVLVPYPVGNGEQRHNAADVVGAGGAVLVDDAAFTDEWVTFQLLPILRDRARIADMAVRAGSVGHRDGADRMTALVREAAQRTSTSTTEER, encoded by the coding sequence GTGAGCACCTACCTCTTCGCCGGCGGTGGCACCGCCGGACACGTCAACCCGCTGCTCGCGGTCGCCGACCGGCTGACCGAACAGGACCCGGACGCCCGCGTGCTCGTCCTCGGCACCGCCGAGGGGCTCGAGTCGCGACTCGTGCCGATGCGCGGTTACGAGCTGTTGACGATCCCGCGCCTGCCCTTCCCGCGCCGGCTCGACGCCCGGGCGCTCCGGTTCCCCGGCGGCTTCCTCGGTGCGGTCCGACGCACCGAGCGCTTCATCCGCGAGCACGACGTCGAGGTCGTCCTGGGCGTCGGCGGCTACGCGGCGGCGCCGGCGTACATCGCTGCGAAGCGGACCGGGACGCCGATCGTCGTGCACGAGCAGAACGCCAAGCCCGGGCTCGCGAACCGGCTCGCCGCCCTGCTGACCCGGCACGTGGGCCTGACGTTCTCGAACACCCACCTGCGCCACGGACGCGTGGTCGGGATGCCGCTCCGCAGGGAGGTCGAGACGCTCGACCGCCGTGCCGCGCGGGCCGAGGGCCTGGCCGAGTTCGGCCTCGACGCGGACCGCCCGGTGCTGCTCGTCACGGGCGGCTCGTCCGGTGCGCGGAGCATCAACACGACGGTGAACCGCTCGGCGACGGCGATCGTCGACGCCGGGTGGCAGGTCCTGCACGTCGTCGGCGGCAAGTCGGACATCGGACCGAGCGACCTCGACGGCTACCACGTCCTGCCGTACTGCGACCGCATGGACCTGGCCTACGCCGCGTCCGACTTCGTCGTGTCCCGCTCGGGTGCCGGCATGGTGTGCGAGCTGACGGCCGTCGGGTTGCCGAGCGTGCTCGTGCCGTACCCGGTCGGCAACGGCGAGCAGCGGCACAACGCGGCGGACGTCGTCGGCGCCGGGGGAGCGGTGCTCGTCGACGACGCGGCGTTCACGGACGAGTGGGTGACGTTCCAGCTGCTGCCGATCCTGCGTGACCGTGCGCGGATCGCCGACATGGCCGTCCGAGCCGGCAGCGTCGGACATCGCGACGGGGCGGACCGGATGACGGCCCTCGTACGCGAGGCCGCGCAGCGCACCAGCACCAGCACCACGGAGGAACGATGA
- the ftsW gene encoding putative lipid II flippase FtsW produces MATTDLPSGRSGGRTTGSTGHTGTASAGGEHAGSQRRARGAVVAVKNVFVAESSTFYTILGVTLFLVVFGVVMVLSSSSVEQYAATHDFFGAASKQGLYAVLGVPLMLVASRVPARLWRKWAMRILAAALVLQLLVYTPLGIEIQGNRNWIKLGSFSAQPSEAVKLGIALAVGAIIYVKRDRLREWKELFVPVGIATVLPLGMVLLGGDQGTAMIMLVLLLGALFIGGARAKHLLVILGAVAVVLPFVTMASASRQYRINAWLSGCTDSNQYQDLCWQPVHGMWALASGGVFGVGLGNSKAKWSWLPEADNDYIFAIIGEELGLIGAVVVLALFIVLAVSMIKVIRQSDDPFVRTVTGGILAWIIGQALVNIAVVLGLLPVLGVPLPLISAGGSALIMTLVAIGVVLSFARELPGKGRTAAPRAGSAPQNGVLR; encoded by the coding sequence ATGGCGACCACGGATCTCCCGAGCGGCCGTAGCGGCGGCCGCACGACGGGCAGCACCGGACACACGGGAACCGCGTCCGCGGGCGGCGAGCACGCCGGTTCGCAGCGCCGTGCGCGGGGCGCCGTCGTCGCGGTCAAGAACGTCTTCGTCGCCGAGTCGAGCACCTTCTACACGATCCTGGGCGTCACGCTCTTCCTCGTCGTGTTCGGCGTCGTGATGGTGCTGTCGTCGTCGAGCGTCGAGCAGTACGCCGCCACCCACGACTTCTTCGGCGCAGCGTCCAAGCAGGGGCTGTACGCGGTGCTCGGCGTCCCGCTCATGCTCGTCGCGAGCCGCGTCCCCGCGCGTCTCTGGCGGAAGTGGGCGATGCGGATCCTCGCCGCGGCGCTGGTCCTGCAGCTGCTCGTCTACACGCCGCTCGGCATCGAGATCCAGGGCAACCGGAACTGGATCAAGCTCGGCTCGTTCAGCGCCCAGCCGTCCGAGGCCGTCAAGCTCGGCATCGCCCTGGCCGTCGGCGCGATCATCTACGTGAAGCGTGACCGGCTGCGGGAGTGGAAGGAACTGTTCGTGCCGGTCGGCATCGCGACGGTGCTGCCGCTCGGGATGGTGCTGCTCGGCGGTGACCAGGGAACCGCGATGATCATGCTGGTCCTGCTGCTCGGTGCGCTCTTCATCGGGGGCGCGCGGGCGAAGCACCTGCTCGTCATCCTCGGGGCGGTCGCCGTCGTGCTGCCGTTCGTCACGATGGCGTCGGCCTCGCGGCAGTACCGCATCAACGCGTGGCTCTCCGGCTGCACCGACTCGAACCAGTACCAGGACCTCTGCTGGCAGCCCGTGCACGGCATGTGGGCCCTGGCGTCCGGTGGCGTGTTCGGCGTCGGCCTGGGCAACTCGAAGGCGAAGTGGTCGTGGCTGCCCGAGGCGGACAACGACTACATCTTCGCGATCATCGGCGAGGAACTCGGGCTCATCGGCGCCGTGGTCGTGCTGGCGCTGTTCATCGTCCTGGCGGTCAGCATGATCAAGGTCATCCGGCAGTCGGACGACCCGTTCGTCCGGACGGTCACCGGCGGGATCCTCGCGTGGATCATCGGGCAGGCGCTCGTGAACATCGCGGTGGTGCTCGGCCTGCTGCCGGTCCTCGGCGTGCCGCTGCCGCTCATCTCGGCCGGTGGATCGGCCCTCATCATGACCCTCGTGGCGATCGGCGTCGTGCTGTCCTTCGCCCGCGAACTGCCCGGCAAGGGCCGGACCGCGGCACCGCGCGCCGGCTCCGCACCACAGAACGGAGTGCTCCGGTGA
- a CDS encoding Mur ligase family protein — MSARIPPVLRPEHPTPRSVAELANAFGMRVVGSVDAVETTGVTLSAAEVQPGDLFVGVHGANRHGAQFATEAAERGAVAVLTDADGVALAEPSGLPVLVVEDPRAALGDVSAWVYRTHPDEATDLPQLFATTGTNGKTSTSYILEGILKQLGLVTGLSSTAERHIGSLSVTSRLTTPEASEMHALLARMRESEVRAVAVEVSAQALSRHRVDGIVFDVAGFTNLSHDHLDDYADMEEYYQAKLPLFQPEHARRGVVSLDTDWGHRVVQDSRIPVTTITVHPEVEAEWHVDIVEAHAAYTEFRLTGPEGRELTTRVPLIGWHMAANAALAIVMLVEGGFELGAIAHALGSNHRHYADETDEQPVSAIECYLPGRTERVSGDAGPSVYVDFGHSADAFENTLAAVRQFTPGRVLMLFGADGDRDTTKRGDMARVAAAGSDILVVTDHHPRFEDAASIRKTLVDAAREAYPDHETYEVSPPEAAIRTAVSLVGDGDSILWAGPGHQDYRDIAGVRTPYSARDEARQALREAGWEPNSGPAEETR, encoded by the coding sequence TTGTCCGCACGGATCCCCCCGGTCCTCCGACCCGAACACCCGACCCCGAGGAGCGTCGCCGAACTCGCGAACGCGTTCGGCATGCGCGTGGTCGGCTCCGTCGACGCCGTCGAGACGACGGGCGTCACGCTGAGCGCTGCCGAGGTGCAGCCGGGTGACCTGTTCGTCGGCGTGCACGGCGCGAACCGACACGGCGCCCAGTTCGCGACCGAGGCCGCCGAGCGCGGTGCCGTCGCGGTGCTGACCGACGCCGACGGCGTCGCACTCGCCGAGCCCTCCGGCCTGCCGGTGCTGGTGGTCGAGGACCCGCGCGCCGCGCTCGGCGACGTCTCGGCGTGGGTCTACCGCACCCACCCGGACGAGGCCACCGACCTGCCGCAGCTCTTCGCGACGACGGGCACGAACGGCAAGACCAGCACGTCGTACATCCTCGAGGGCATCCTCAAGCAGCTCGGCCTGGTCACCGGCCTCAGCTCGACCGCGGAGCGCCACATCGGCTCGCTCAGCGTGACGAGCCGCCTGACCACCCCCGAGGCGAGCGAGATGCACGCGCTCCTGGCCCGCATGCGCGAGTCCGAGGTCCGCGCCGTCGCCGTCGAGGTCAGCGCCCAGGCCCTGAGCCGCCATCGCGTCGACGGCATCGTGTTCGACGTCGCCGGGTTCACGAACCTGTCCCACGACCACCTCGACGACTACGCCGACATGGAGGAGTACTACCAGGCGAAGCTCCCGCTGTTCCAGCCCGAGCACGCCCGTCGCGGCGTCGTCTCGCTGGACACCGACTGGGGCCACCGCGTGGTGCAGGACTCCCGCATCCCCGTCACGACGATCACGGTGCACCCCGAGGTCGAGGCCGAGTGGCACGTCGACATCGTCGAGGCGCACGCCGCCTACACCGAGTTCCGCCTCACCGGGCCCGAGGGGCGTGAGCTCACGACCCGTGTGCCGCTCATCGGCTGGCACATGGCGGCCAACGCGGCGCTCGCGATCGTGATGCTCGTCGAGGGCGGGTTCGAGCTCGGCGCCATCGCGCACGCCCTCGGCTCGAACCACCGGCACTACGCGGACGAGACCGACGAGCAGCCGGTCAGCGCCATCGAGTGCTACCTGCCCGGTCGGACCGAGCGGGTGTCGGGGGACGCCGGCCCGAGCGTCTACGTCGACTTCGGTCACAGCGCCGACGCCTTCGAGAACACGCTGGCGGCCGTCCGGCAGTTCACGCCGGGCAGGGTCCTCATGCTCTTCGGCGCCGACGGCGACCGCGACACGACGAAGCGCGGCGACATGGCGCGCGTCGCCGCCGCGGGGAGCGACATCCTCGTCGTCACGGACCACCACCCGCGCTTCGAGGACGCCGCGTCCATCCGGAAGACCCTGGTCGACGCCGCGCGCGAGGCCTACCCGGACCACGAGACGTACGAGGTCAGCCCGCCGGAGGCGGCGATCCGCACGGCCGTGAGCCTGGTCGGCGACGGGGACTCGATCCTCTGGGCCGGCCCCGGCCACCAGGACTACCGCGACATCGCGGGCGTCCGGACGCCCTACTCGGCGCGTGACGAGGCCCGGCAGGCACTGCGCGAGGCCGGCTGGGAGCCGAACTCCGGCCCGGCGGAGGAGACCCGATGA
- the mraY gene encoding phospho-N-acetylmuramoyl-pentapeptide-transferase: MIALLVAGAVALVFTLLLTPLFIKLFHRLGWGQFIRDDGPQSHHTKRGTATMGGIVLIIGAVLGYFVGHLVGRDSVTLSGLLVLFLMVGLGFVGFIDDFLKVRRQRSLGLGGWAKVLGQVIVGVVFATIALVVPTGNGKPPASTMISAIRDVPWLDFMVLGTVIGTILYLAWIVLLTVSTSNGVNVADGLDGLATGSSILAIGSYVIIGFWQSNQICGGVRLDESTAHACYSTSDPLDLAVVAAAVCGGLIGFLWYNTSPAQIFLGDTGSLGLGGALAGLAILSRTELLLILIGGLFFIVTGSVILQRAYFKITHGKRIFRMSPLHHHFELKGWAEVTVVVRFWIIAGLCVAAGVGLFYLEWIARVG; the protein is encoded by the coding sequence ATGATCGCGCTCCTCGTCGCCGGCGCCGTGGCGCTGGTGTTCACACTGCTGCTCACACCGCTCTTCATCAAGCTGTTCCACCGCCTCGGCTGGGGACAGTTCATCCGTGACGACGGCCCGCAGTCACACCACACGAAGCGCGGTACCGCCACCATGGGCGGCATCGTCCTGATCATCGGCGCGGTGCTCGGCTACTTCGTCGGACACCTGGTGGGCCGCGACTCGGTCACGCTGTCCGGACTGCTCGTGCTCTTCCTCATGGTCGGGCTCGGGTTCGTCGGGTTCATCGACGACTTCCTCAAGGTCCGTCGGCAGCGGAGCCTCGGGCTCGGCGGCTGGGCGAAGGTCCTGGGGCAGGTCATCGTCGGCGTCGTGTTCGCGACGATCGCCCTCGTCGTGCCGACCGGCAACGGCAAGCCCCCGGCATCGACGATGATCTCCGCGATCCGCGACGTCCCGTGGTTGGACTTCATGGTGCTCGGAACCGTCATCGGGACGATCCTGTACCTCGCGTGGATCGTGCTGCTGACGGTGTCCACGTCGAACGGCGTGAACGTCGCCGACGGGCTGGACGGCCTCGCCACCGGCTCGAGCATCCTGGCGATCGGGTCGTACGTCATCATCGGCTTCTGGCAGTCGAACCAGATCTGCGGCGGCGTCCGACTCGACGAGAGCACCGCGCACGCCTGCTACAGCACGTCCGACCCGCTCGACCTCGCGGTCGTCGCGGCCGCGGTCTGCGGTGGCCTGATCGGGTTCCTCTGGTACAACACCTCGCCGGCGCAGATCTTCCTCGGCGACACCGGTTCGCTCGGCCTCGGCGGAGCGCTGGCCGGCCTGGCGATCCTCAGCCGCACCGAGCTGCTGCTGATCCTCATCGGTGGCCTGTTCTTCATCGTGACCGGCTCGGTCATCCTGCAGCGCGCCTACTTCAAGATCACCCACGGCAAGCGCATCTTCCGGATGAGCCCGCTGCACCACCACTTCGAGCTGAAGGGGTGGGCCGAGGTGACCGTCGTCGTCCGGTTCTGGATCATCGCGGGGCTCTGCGTCGCGGCCGGTGTCGGGCTCTTCTACCTGGAGTGGATCGCCCGTGTCGGCTGA